The genome window tatatatattgtgatgGTATAACactatatttatttaaaaaatgttaTTCACAATGTCAAATATAACCCTATTATGGATGTTctcagggcaaatgcaatgggatttaggttgctgggccaacatttttgttggctcggtctcacctctattacacaaaaagtcaagtcaaacacgtattctaatacagccacatcagcaaaacacaaatttctatacactttttcttcccacacactttatctttccacccaacccaacaacattccattcctccatattatccacaacaaaactacaccaaaacatcaaatatcaatacatccacatcagcaaaacacttatcccaatacagccacatcagcaaaacacattttacaatacagccacatcagcaaaacacattttacaatacaaccacatcaacaaaagacaacatctttgttggcccaataccacttcaccctTACATTTGCCCTCATGACCCCAAATCAGAACAAGATGTTTTAAATGAAGGACAGGGTAGAAATTACCCTACCACAGTCATATGGTGCCAATTTTTTAGGTTATCCGTTTTGACGTTTTGTTTCAAGATTCCGTCATTCCGATTTGAGTGTCCTCGGGCGCATAGATTCGCGTGCCCGGTGCTTCAGCTTGGACTCATCTCCTTTTGCGTGCGTTGCTGATTACTTCATTTCGACAAACCATTTCATTCCAACAAGCTCGGCGTTCTCCGATTCTTATTGACCAAGGCAACCATGAACCGACGCTCATCGGAAAATCAAGGTTGGTTTTGCATTCAAAGTGTACGCGTTGTTTAAGATCGAAAACGAAGATTAAATGATCAACTTTAGTGTTCGAGTGATTTCTGTCGTAACAATTACTTCTCTGCCTTGCCCTCACTGGAATAACAGTTGACAGAGCCATACATCTTTTCTGGATAATGTCTTCAATTATCTGTTAATGGCTACTGTGGCTTCACCTGGAGGAAAAACAGTGAGCCATATTAGTTTGATCGGGTTTCAGTTATTAACAGCGGAGTTGAGCGATTTAATTTCAATCATCAGTATTGAATTCTTCTCATACTTCTATGTTGCAATCTTTCCATTTTTTATATTGGTCATAACAGATTGAACTATTAAATCATGAGATCAGGATTTGGAGAGTTATAATTCACACAAACCGTTTCTCAGTTTGCATCCTTTAAGTGGTTAAGGTTGTGATCACGCTGCAATTCCTTCGTTCTATGACGCTTACTTTACTGTTTTGCAGATGATATAGACAAAGGTAAAAGGAGTTCATATTTTGATTTGCCACCGTTGGATGTTTCCATTGCATTCCCTCAGGCTACTCCTGCATCCATCTTTCCTCCTTGTGGTAAGCAAGATTATCAATGGGCATGTGTATTAGGGTATGGCTGTCTGAACTATGTTTTGGGATATATCTTGGATTTTGTGGGCGTTGCTGTCCTATGGATCAGTTTTGGGATATTATGGATTTTGTGGATGATGTCTAGATTTAGTAGCTGCTGTTGTGAGCAATTTGTACAACTATAGCACATTGGGTTAGACTTGAAGTTAGATACTATGGTGCATGCGGCCTTTAGTTAAGATCCACTCCTTTGTAACTGTAGCATATTGGGTTGGATATGAAGTTAAACGCTTTGGGGTTTGCTTTTACTTGatatatcttcttctttctttcttttctggaAACTTACCTTTCTGTCTTCTGTGAAAAATTGCAGCTTCAGATTATTATAACTTTGATGATCTATTAACTCCTGAAGAGCAGTCTATCAGGATGAAAGTAAGAGCATGCATGGAAAAAGAAGTAGCCCCTGTAATGGCAGAGGTATCTTTAAGATGATGCCATCATTTTCATCTATGttgtaaaaaaggtaaacaattcccgtgcacaaggctcccctAGTGGGCGGGGTCGAGAACAGACAAGATATCTTCTGGCTGTTTCCGGgttttgaacttgtgacctttaAGTTGCACCTCTGCAGCTTAAGCATTGGGTCATTTGTTTGCCTGTGTTTTCATAAATTCTGTCTAAACATCAAATCACGAGTAGAATTTGGCCGCAATGTTTATAAGTCAAGTGAAATATTTGGATTATGCGTCTTTCAGTATTGGGAGAAGGCAAAGTTCCCTTTTCATGTTCTTCCAAAGCTTGGTGCCTTGGATATTGTTGGTGGTACAATCAAGGTAATGTATCCTTCTGATTAATATttctttactttgttttcctGGTGTGGGATAGCAGGTAAATAACATATTCAGTTCTGATCTCAGGGTTATGGTTGTCCTGGTATCTCCATTACTGCATACGTTGTTGCTGTTGCTGAAGTTGCTAGAGTTGATGCAAGTTGTTCTACTTTTATTCTGGTTCATTCATCTCTAGCAATGCTCACTATTGGTGAGGTCTCAATATAATTTAAGAATACATTAAAATTTGGATCTACATGTTTTTAGCTAATTATGACCGTGTAACAATTTGTGTATTTATTGTGGACTGCCAAAAATAGCACTTTGTGGTTCAGAGGTGCAGAAACAGAAATACCTACCGTCTTTGGCCCAATTACGTACTGTAGCTTGTTGGGTTAGTATCttctttttgtgcactttgtaGCATCTATACAAAAGGTGGTTGTATCTGTTTTTGTCGAAGTCAAATAAGTCattgaaatatatttttatatatctgAAGGCTTTAACTGAGCCTGGCTATGGAAGTGATGCAAGTTCTTTGGAAACAACCGCAACAAAGGTTTGACTCTAGGCCTCTTATTCAATTATTAATATGTAACTTTATTCTCTCTCCTGTCTCATGTCTATTTTTTCATTGGAATGAATAGGTGGAAGGAGGATGGATACTTGAGGGACAGAAGCGCTGGATAGGGAACAGCACCTTTGCAGATGTATTGGTTATATTTGCTAGGAATACCACCACAAATCAGATAAACGGGTATGTGATTTCCATATGATATTCCAGACCCAGCAACTGCTGACACAGTgaatttttgttgatatgacATTTTCGGTTACTTGATTGGAAACTGAAAATAGAATCTACCCTATTCGCTTGAAAATCATGCTGGAGACTTTTTCCTCATGAAGTATGTATACACAC of Tripterygium wilfordii isolate XIE 37 chromosome 13, ASM1340144v1, whole genome shotgun sequence contains these proteins:
- the LOC120013752 gene encoding acyl-coenzyme A oxidase 4, peroxisomal-like isoform X1 — its product is MNRRSSENQDDIDKGKRSSYFDLPPLDVSIAFPQATPASIFPPCASDYYNFDDLLTPEEQSIRMKVRACMEKEVAPVMAEYWEKAKFPFHVLPKLGALDIVGGTIKGYGCPGISITAYVVAVAEVARVDASCSTFILVHSSLAMLTIALCGSEVQKQKYLPSLAQLRTVACWALTEPGYGSDASSLETTATKVEGGWILEGQKRWIGNSTFADVLVIFARNTTTNQINGFIVKKDAPGLTATKIENKIGLRIVQNGDILLKKVFVADEDRLPGVNSFQDTSKVLAASRLTVVWQPVGISMGVYDMCYRYLKERKQFGAPLAAFQINQQKLVQMLGNIQAMILIGWRLCKLYEVGKMTPGRVSLGKSWISLKARETVALGRELLGGNGILTDFLVAKAFGDLEPIHTYEGTYEINTLVTGREITGFASFKPPPLSKQSRL